GGTTTCCACCCCAAATTTCATTTTCTGGTATTTTACCTTTAACAACAGATCCAGCACCAATAATGCTATTCTTTCCTATTACAGACCCTTTGAGTACGATTACATTACAACCCAAAAAAGCATTTTCTTCGATTATTACAGGAGCTGTTTTTATTTTTTCATCTTCTATTTTAAGCCTTTCTTTCCATTTTAATGAATGGAAATCTGTATCATATATCTGACAACCACCACCTATCATAGCCCCTGATTTAATATGAATACTTTTCTGAGAAAAAATAACCGAATTACTAATGGCTACATTATCATCAATCTTAATATTTCCTCCTGGAGAACAATAAATTGAAGTATTAGAACCGCCTCCAACCGGGTTAGATTTATTACTAGAAGTTAGTATATTTTGTTTCCCTAAAGCAATCTTCCCTCTATTCAAAACATTAATACGCCCAGCCACCTTTGGAAACCTTGAATAGTCGACACCCTCAACACTAAATATCAGCCAATTAATCAAAATGCTGTATAATTTAAAAATCAGCCCAGTAATTTTATTTAATATTTTTGAAATGATCATCTCAATTTACTTAAAACTACTCGTGGGATTTGAAGGGCTGCCATAAATATTCCTTCTATTGAAATTCGACTTTTTAATTGCCTAACTTCCTCAATAAAAAACCTTCTGTTAAACATATTTTCGAACTGCAAATATAAATCTAATAATTCCTTTCTATCCCATGAAAAACCCTCAATATCATTAATTTCATACCCTAAATTTCCATCTCGGAATCTATCCATGTTTTCTTGAAAACTTTTTTTATCGGGAAAAGAGTAATATAATTTCTTAAGGATACCTATTTGCCCTTTGGTCAATCCCTCCTTACTAAAACGATTAAGTTGAGTCACAAAGCTTTTCACATTTAAACTATCAAAATCATCCCCACTTAAATAAACCTCTTTAGTTCCATAAATTCCTTTTAACTTCTGAGTGGAAACCCGAAAAACTGGTTTGAAATTTCTGATTGCAATTTGTCTCATTAACCCACCACCAAATGGAAATGTATCTATTAGACAATCAACTTGTTCCAAAACTTTATCCAAATCTTTTTGATAACCAAGAAACTTCACACGATCTAATAATTCTTGTTTTTTGAAATATTCTTTAATTTCTTCTTGGCCTCCAATAGTTGCTATCCAAATACTTAATTTAGGAATACTATTTAATGACTGAGTCAAAGCATCAAGTAACCCTTCTGCACCTGGATATAAAATTTTAAGTCTATTTCCCGAAACTAACGCGATCGTCTTACCATCAGTTACTCTAGGTGTATATAACCATTTACTTTCTTCACTTTTTTGTTCTCCAACTCCAATCGGATAAAATGGTACTAACCCCAAACTTGACTCTTTGATTTTACGAAATCTACTAGATGAATAAACTCCTCCCATTTGAAACTCTGTAAATTTCTCAACCAGATCAGTTCCTAACCAAAAACTATGTGAATTATGCACTATGTAGAGTCCCGTCATTTTTTTAAACAAACTCAATGCTGCATATCCTTCAACATGATCAGGAGCTAGATGAATCCATATTTCGGACGGATTATAATCTTTGATTACTCCTGCCAGGTCCTTTATCTGTGCAACCCCTTCAGAAGCAATTGTAACATTTTCCTTTGTTTTAGATAAAATTCTTTTTCCTCTTTGAGATGCCTGATTATCAGTAGTTACGTATAAATAGTCTTCACCTCTGTCAATTAGGTAATCGAGATATTGCTCAGTTAGTGCTCCATTATCAACCGTTTGAGAACTAAAAAATAGAATCCCTTTTTTCTCAGTTTCTTTTTCCGAGAGGTTAACAACTTTATTTCCTAACTTTAATAAACCCGCTTCGATTTCAAGATCAACAAAATCTTCTAAAATAGGAAACCGTCTAGCCAAAGAACATGCATAATTTGCGTGAACCAAAGCAGTTTCAAAACTATTTTTTTCCAATTGATTAAGAAAAGCCCTCTTATGTTTTTGAAATCTCTTAAGAACCAGTTCTTCCGTTACCAACATAGTTACAATATTTTTTTCTTAATAAGGTTTGTTATGTCCAGTCTCTTATTTAATTCGTTGTAAGACATAATAATTGAAACTAAAAAAATGATCCCTCCAAAAATATATTTAGTCCAATCAGATATTAAAAAATGAACTAAAACAATTCCGGTGACCAGAGATAACTGAATCAACAACATTCTTATAAAACTATTCGAAAATGAAAAGTCAATTTTCCTTCGAATAATAATGTATACTTGAATACCATAAATAATGTATGTGACCAGTATGGCTAATCCCAGACCAGAGAGTCCAAAAAAGTAATATCCTAATAAACTAGATACAAAAAAGTATATATTATAAACCAGTTCATTCCAGAAAAAAGCTTTGCTCTCTCCAGTTGCCAAAAAGACATAAGCCAACGCCCAGCTCACACCTTTTAACATCGTTCCGAGTGCAGCCCACACAACCATATTAGTTACTGATAAAAAATCAG
This genomic interval from bacterium SCSIO 12643 contains the following:
- a CDS encoding acyltransferase, whose protein sequence is MIISKILNKITGLIFKLYSILINWLIFSVEGVDYSRFPKVAGRINVLNRGKIALGKQNILTSSNKSNPVGGGSNTSIYCSPGGNIKIDDNVAISNSVIFSQKSIHIKSGAMIGGGCQIYDTDFHSLKWKERLKIEDEKIKTAPVIIEENAFLGCNVIVLKGSVIGKNSIIGAGSVVKGKIPENEIWGGNPAKYIKSIT